A region of the Caviibacter abscessus genome:
AGAAATAATTGCTTTTATTATTCCTTTTTCTGAAAATGTAAAATTAAAACTTGAATCAAATACTTTATAATATTTTGCAATTTGATTGTAACTTTGCCAAACTTCAGAAACTAAATATATATCTTTTTTTATTTCTCTAAGGCTATTTCTAAATTCGTTCCACCATTTAATATTTTCTTCTTGAGTATTTATTTTCTTTTCATATTCACCTTGACCATAAATATGAAAAGCTGCATCTAATCTATAACCATCAATATTTGCAATTTCAACCCAATATTTTGCTATTTTTTTAATTTCATCTCTAACTTTTTTATTACTAAAATTAAGATCAGGCATTCCTTCCCAAAATATTGAATAATATAGTTCATTTTCATTTAATTTTGTCCATGCCTTTGAACCTAGCGGTTTAACTTTAAAATTTATTTCTTTATTATTTTTATTTTCTATTCTGTAATAATTTCTATATTCGCTATTTTTACTACTTCTTGCATTTTTAAACCAATTATGTTCTCTACTTGTATGATTTACTGGTAAATCAATTATTACTTTTATACCTTTTTGATGAGCAACTTTAACCAAATTTTTAAAATCTTCTATTGTTCCATATTCCTTATCTATATTATAGTAATCTGTAACGTCATATTTATGATAACTTGGTGATGTAAAAATTGGTGTAAGCCAAATACCATTTACGCCCAATTCTTTTAATTCATCTAATTTTGAAATTATACCATTTAAATCCCCTATACCATCTCCATTACTATCAGCATATGATCTTACAAATATTTCATAATATATTCCGGATTTATTAATTATATCTTCATTAGTATTTTCATAATATTTACCTTCTTTATGTGAACATGATATTGAAATAATTAATAAAAATAGAAAACACAATATTTTTTTCATTTTTTCTCCTTTTTTATAAATAAAGCTCAAGTAATAAACCTGAGCTTAATTTTTTAGTACATACCGTTTATATTTTGTTTTTCTTCTTCTTTTTTAGTTGCAATAGCTACTTCTGTTGTAATTAATAAAGAAGATGCTGATATTGCATTTTGTATTGCAATTCTTGTAACTTTTGCTGGATCTAATATACCTGCTTCAACCATATCTACATATTCTTCTTTTAAAGCATCAAATCCTATATTTTTATCACTTTCTATTACTTTGTTTATAACAACTCCTGAATCAAGTCCGGCATTAATTACTATTTGTTTTAAAGGAGCATATAATGCTTTTTTTACAATGTCGCAACCTATTTGTTCTTCACCTTGTAAACAAAAATCGTTCATTGAATGTGATATTTTGGCAAGTACAGTTCCTCCACCAATTATAACACCTTCTTCAATAGCTGCTCTTGTTGCATTAAGGGCATCTTCAATTCTCATTTTCAATTCTTTCATTTCAGTTTCCGTTGCAGCCCCTACTTTTATAACCGCAACTCCTCCTGAAAGTTTAGCCAGTCTTTCAGATAGTTTTTCTTTTTCATATTCAGAATTTGATAAATTTATTTGAGATTTTATTTGTTCTTGTCTTTGTTTTATTTCTTCTGTATATCCCTTACCATCTACTATTATTGTTTTATCTTTACTTACTTTTACAGATTTAGATTGACCTAAATCATCAATTTGAGCATCCTCAAGCTTCATTGCTTTATCTTCTGAAATAACTTGAGCCCCCGTTAATATTGCAATATCTTCAAGCATTTCCTTTCTTCTATCTCCAAAAGCAGGTGCTTTGACAACACAAATATTTAATGCTCCTCTTATTTTATTTACTACCAATGTTGCTAAA
Encoded here:
- a CDS encoding alpha-amylase family glycosyl hydrolase, with the translated sequence MKKILCFLFLLIISISCSHKEGKYYENTNEDIINKSGIYYEIFVRSYADSNGDGIGDLNGIISKLDELKELGVNGIWLTPIFTSPSYHKYDVTDYYNIDKEYGTIEDFKNLVKVAHQKGIKVIIDLPVNHTSREHNWFKNARSSKNSEYRNYYRIENKNNKEINFKVKPLGSKAWTKLNENELYYSIFWEGMPDLNFSNKKVRDEIKKIAKYWVEIANIDGYRLDAAFHIYGQGEYEKKINTQEENIKWWNEFRNSLREIKKDIYLVSEVWQSYNQIAKYYKVFDSSFNFTFSEKGIIKAIISKNGDELAYNLEKIYKKYSEITKNYIDALFLTNHDQNRIASILKNTEQQKLAAAILLTLPGNPFIYYGEELGMKGIKPDESIREPYLWGDNFQTKWEDIVFNAETDNIKKQKQDKNSIYNHYKKWINIRNKSDVIKYGTFKHINMEDKEIFAYEREYENKKIKIYHNLSNEQKEIKIDNSSLKIKGYESAIIY
- the groL gene encoding chaperonin GroEL (60 kDa chaperone family; promotes refolding of misfolded polypeptides especially under stressful conditions; forms two stacked rings of heptamers to form a barrel-shaped 14mer; ends can be capped by GroES; misfolded proteins enter the barrel where they are refolded when GroES binds), with amino-acid sequence MSKVIKFNEDARKSLEKGVDVLVDSVKVTLGPKGRNVVLDRGYGAPIITNDGVTIAREIELDDIVENLGAQIVKEVATKANDSAGDGTTTATVLAGALIKEGLKLISAGHNPVFLRKGMEKAGQEIIRRLKEISKKVENDEEIKQVAQVSANSEHIGELILNAIQKVGKTGVITVEEDRSLQTSLEIVEGMQFDNGYLSPYMVTDTQRMSANLENPYILLTDKKILSMKEILPLLEKVVETSRPLLIIADDIEAEALATLVVNKIRGALNICVVKAPAFGDRRKEMLEDIAILTGAQVISEDKAMKLEDAQIDDLGQSKSVKVSKDKTIIVDGKGYTEEIKQRQEQIKSQINLSNSEYEKEKLSERLAKLSGGVAVIKVGAATETEMKELKMRIEDALNATRAAIEEGVIIGGGTVLAKISHSMNDFCLQGEEQIGCDIVKKALYAPLKQIVINAGLDSGVVINKVIESDKNIGFDALKEEYVDMVEAGILDPAKVTRIAIQNAISASSLLITTEVAIATKKEEEKQNINGMY